The genomic region CAGATAAATTTTCGGTCCGCCCAATCGGCGTGATAATTGCTCTGCATGATACAATGGCGTTTCACGTCCAGAATACTCGCTCAGCAGATAGTTCAGTTCCTTGTTAAATTCCTCGTCTTCAGAGAAATGGCTATATGCCTCCTCCAGCTCTATGAGTGCGTTCATTAGTGTCTCAGGTACAAAGCGGCCTCCGAAGTGACCGAAACGCCCGTGTTGATCCGGCAATTGATGTGTCATGCCTGCTTCACCCTTTCTACGAATGCTGTAATTTTGGCCATATCCTTCACACCTTCAGTCTCCACGCCGCTGGATACATCGACGCCGAAAGGTGCATATGTCTGTATCAGTTGTTGTACATTGTCCGGCTGCAAACCTCCTGCAACAAACAGAGAGATTCCATGACTGTTCGCCCAATCGGCATAGGCAGGAATACGCTCCCAGGCAAACGTTTTGCCGGAGCCCCCTCCATATAGAGGATCATAGGTATCAAGCAATATCGCATCCACGAATTTATCGTAGGCATCAAGAGACCTTATGGCTGCATCATCAGCTTCCGGACCCGTTTCATCTTTGGGAAAAGAAAAAGCCTTGAATACTTCGGCATTCCACCGCTGCTTCACCTGCTGACAAAATTCCGCAGTCTCCTGTCCATGCAGTTGAATAACATCGAGGTGAGCAATCTCCATAATGTGTTCCAGCTCTTCGAGCGTAGGATTCACAAATACACCCGCAAGCTTAGGCCGTTCATAGGCCGACCATTCGAATAGTACTGTTCTTAATGCAGCAGCCTGCTCGGGTTCGATTCGGCGGCGTGATTTGGCAAAAACAACACCAATGTAATCCACAGGCAAGTTTATCATCGATTTTAGCACTTCAACGTCCTGAAGTCCACATATTTTTACGGCCGCTGGCAGCGGGTTTCTCAGTTCTGACATACTGTCGCCTGTGCCATCGTGTATGGAAGTATTCATCATTTGGGTCCCATCAGATCATATACAGCCGCCTCGACATCATCCTTGCGCATGAGATGCTCACCTACGAGAATACCATGAACACCGGCCTGAATCAGAGGTACTGTTGATTCTGGTCCGTCAATACCACTTTCGCTAATCAATGTGACGCCACTTGGAATCAATTCCATCAAATCCAGTGTCGTGTTCAGACTGGTTTCGAATGTTTTCAAATTACGATTATTGATACCCACAAGGGTTGCCTGCGGAATTTTCAATACCTGCTCCAGCTCTGTCCGATCGTGGACTTCAATCAAGGCGTCCAGCCCCAAACTTTTGGCGAATTCCAGATATTGACGAATTTGTTCTGGAGTCAGAATGCTGGCAATGAGTAGTACCGCGTCCGCACCCAGCAATCTTGCCTCGGCGATCTGTCGTTCATCTATAATAAAATCCTTACGCAATAGCGGAATGTTCACAGACTGATGAATGGCCTGCAAGTACTCGTTGCTCCCTTGAAAATACGACACATCCGTTAACACGGAGATGCAGTCTGCACCCGCTCGTTCATAAGCAGCAGCAATCTCTACCGGATGAAAATCCGGACGGATCAATCCTTTGGACGGCGAAGCCTTCTTCACTTCAGCAATAAGGCCGAGTTTGCGATTTCGTCCGCTCGATAATGCTTTTTCAAACCCACGGGTTGCGGGTAATTGTTCGATTTTTTGGATAGCCTCATCCATGCGAAATGTTTGTGCCAGAACTTCAACTTCTTT from Paenibacillus sp. FSL R5-0341 harbors:
- a CDS encoding phosphoribosylanthranilate isomerase, encoding MSELRNPLPAAVKICGLQDVEVLKSMINLPVDYIGVVFAKSRRRIEPEQAAALRTVLFEWSAYERPKLAGVFVNPTLEELEHIMEIAHLDVIQLHGQETAEFCQQVKQRWNAEVFKAFSFPKDETGPEADDAAIRSLDAYDKFVDAILLDTYDPLYGGGSGKTFAWERIPAYADWANSHGISLFVAGGLQPDNVQQLIQTYAPFGVDVSSGVETEGVKDMAKITAFVERVKQA
- the trpC gene encoding indole-3-glycerol phosphate synthase TrpC gives rise to the protein MYLDRIVATKHKEVEVLAQTFRMDEAIQKIEQLPATRGFEKALSSGRNRKLGLIAEVKKASPSKGLIRPDFHPVEIAAAYERAGADCISVLTDVSYFQGSNEYLQAIHQSVNIPLLRKDFIIDERQIAEARLLGADAVLLIASILTPEQIRQYLEFAKSLGLDALIEVHDRTELEQVLKIPQATLVGINNRNLKTFETSLNTTLDLMELIPSGVTLISESGIDGPESTVPLIQAGVHGILVGEHLMRKDDVEAAVYDLMGPK